The Haloplanus sp. CK5-1 genome contains a region encoding:
- a CDS encoding vWA domain-containing protein produces the protein MKDYEFDLSRRKVLGAIGAIGAASAGAGLGTSALFSDQETFEDNRLVAGELDLKMDWEEHYSFPQYYGFDDPTAGLDVTRSEPTDTTDYAALPDPSNPLVWVHNDDLNAYMDNTAIEAYPDVDDDGIQDPFRMDGVGDFCTDGADLNGGLDPFGDGAFRTNNVDTYTPETETIEPLVNLSDVKPGDFGELTLSLHLCDNPGYIWMNGGLVEARESGITEAESDSSDAGPADEVVTDLTESDGVELLDEIQTVAWYDGDCDNVLDGSREATGGEFADVVIVMDVSGSMDGELADAQAGANELVAALGPNDQVGLVSFSSSSPSTSSSSLDVGLTSNHNDVSTAINGLSAGGGTNIEAAIERAHDELTVADIFTEYTESGSARPGARQIMVFLGDGSENAGTDVTDSGNEDPVQEASNAKADGIEIFTIAYGTSAPSLSDLASDPNNPPESPESQYAFGATTEDVETVFRNIGGTVSSGGEEVFHQGSLRDLLLRLEDGDGIPLDGDIETEGRSCFAGLQTHCVGLAWWIPTEVENQIQSDSVSFDVGFYAEQCRNNEQTPEAEV, from the coding sequence ATGAAAGACTACGAATTCGACCTCTCCCGACGCAAGGTCCTCGGCGCGATCGGTGCTATCGGCGCGGCGTCAGCGGGCGCCGGCCTCGGCACGAGCGCGCTGTTCAGCGACCAGGAAACGTTCGAAGACAACCGACTCGTCGCGGGCGAACTCGATCTCAAGATGGACTGGGAGGAACACTACTCCTTCCCGCAGTACTACGGGTTCGACGATCCGACGGCCGGGCTGGATGTCACCCGATCCGAACCCACAGACACGACCGACTACGCCGCGCTCCCCGATCCGTCGAACCCGCTCGTCTGGGTCCACAACGACGACCTCAACGCGTATATGGACAACACTGCGATCGAGGCCTACCCGGACGTGGACGACGACGGGATTCAGGATCCCTTCAGAATGGACGGGGTCGGCGACTTCTGTACCGACGGCGCCGACCTTAACGGCGGGCTCGATCCCTTCGGCGACGGTGCCTTCCGAACCAACAACGTCGATACCTATACACCCGAGACGGAGACGATCGAACCGCTCGTCAACCTCTCGGACGTCAAACCGGGCGATTTCGGGGAGCTCACCCTCAGTCTCCACCTCTGTGACAACCCGGGATACATCTGGATGAACGGCGGTCTCGTCGAGGCCCGCGAGAGCGGCATCACCGAAGCCGAGAGCGACTCCAGCGACGCTGGCCCCGCAGATGAGGTCGTGACCGATCTCACCGAGAGCGACGGCGTCGAACTCCTCGACGAAATCCAGACCGTCGCCTGGTACGACGGCGACTGCGACAACGTCCTCGACGGCAGCCGGGAAGCCACCGGAGGCGAATTCGCAGACGTCGTCATCGTGATGGACGTCTCCGGCTCGATGGACGGCGAACTCGCCGACGCGCAGGCCGGCGCGAACGAACTCGTCGCGGCCCTCGGGCCGAACGACCAGGTCGGACTCGTGTCCTTCTCCAGTTCCTCACCGAGCACGTCGTCCTCATCGCTCGATGTCGGACTGACGAGCAACCACAACGACGTTTCGACGGCCATCAACGGCCTCTCCGCCGGTGGCGGGACGAATATCGAAGCCGCGATCGAACGAGCACATGACGAACTCACAGTCGCCGATATCTTCACCGAGTACACCGAGAGCGGGAGCGCCCGCCCCGGCGCACGGCAGATTATGGTCTTCCTCGGCGACGGCTCGGAGAACGCCGGAACGGACGTGACTGATTCGGGTAACGAGGACCCCGTCCAAGAGGCCTCCAACGCGAAGGCGGACGGCATCGAGATCTTCACCATCGCATACGGTACGAGCGCGCCGAGCCTCTCGGATCTGGCGAGCGACCCGAACAATCCGCCCGAGAGCCCAGAGTCCCAGTACGCATTCGGGGCGACGACGGAGGACGTCGAGACCGTCTTCCGGAACATCGGCGGGACCGTCAGCAGCGGCGGCGAGGAGGTCTTCCACCAAGGATCGCTCCGCGACCTCCTGCTCAGGCTCGAAGACGGTGACGGGATCCCACTCGACGGCGACATCGAGACCGAGGGCCGGTCCTGTTTCGCCGGCCTTCAGACTCACTGTGTCGGACTCGCGTGGTGGATCCCCACCGAGGTCGAGAACCAGATCCAGTCGGACTCGGTCAGCTTCGACGTCGGGTTCTACGCCGAGCAGTGCCGGAACAACGAGCAGACCCCGGAGGCGGAAGTCTGA
- a CDS encoding SipW-dependent-type signal peptide-containing protein, whose amino-acid sequence MILSRRRVLAALAAAGGAGALAGTGTAAVFRDSERSRASITAGTVDLVVEYELLTGPGTGGPGSSGTVDGPRITLPVDSLAPNDDAGSMLLTFALPQRGDAINNPAALWLATDCPVPEATGLGEAIRVTLSYADCESGTPLSRIVSGSLREVADDLRDGRRVDSDPTTTEPDCLVEEVCLLVEYELAGYVGTETVDFPLWFAAVQCRHATPTNPFAGIDADPCPPGDPCTCCRTLGKLELDSGTQPGIDDSYVEPGTYVFTDGDTDYGLEIYDTADKDAGTETVGVAFRLVHLVGDAVPSLCTVAIKNGPGFEQYDRDDDTLADTAGLPGSDADGLVYAPDGSAISHVTVCVCTTEPEADCPGCTDPSFTNSGSGGPSGDDDADRDEREPSGDADGSTGRLGGRGGTEPDGSDDPAGRSGPSAAPPGGDR is encoded by the coding sequence ATGATCCTGAGCCGACGCCGCGTGCTGGCAGCGCTGGCCGCGGCTGGTGGCGCAGGCGCGCTCGCGGGGACCGGAACCGCCGCGGTGTTTCGAGACAGCGAGCGCTCTCGCGCGTCGATCACGGCCGGTACCGTCGACCTAGTCGTCGAGTACGAACTCCTGACCGGCCCCGGTACGGGCGGCCCCGGCAGCAGCGGCACCGTCGACGGCCCCCGCATCACGCTCCCGGTTGATTCACTCGCCCCCAATGACGACGCCGGGAGTATGCTCCTCACGTTCGCGCTCCCACAACGGGGTGACGCCATCAACAACCCCGCTGCGCTGTGGCTCGCGACCGACTGCCCCGTGCCCGAGGCGACAGGGCTGGGGGAGGCGATCCGGGTAACGCTGTCGTACGCCGACTGCGAGTCGGGGACGCCGCTTTCCCGGATCGTCAGCGGTTCGCTCCGGGAGGTCGCCGACGACCTCCGTGACGGTCGCCGTGTCGACAGCGACCCGACGACCACCGAGCCCGACTGCTTGGTGGAGGAGGTCTGCCTGCTCGTCGAGTACGAACTCGCCGGCTACGTGGGGACCGAAACGGTCGACTTTCCGTTGTGGTTCGCGGCGGTCCAGTGCCGGCACGCCACCCCGACGAACCCTTTCGCCGGCATCGACGCCGACCCGTGTCCCCCCGGCGACCCCTGCACGTGTTGCCGGACGCTCGGCAAACTGGAACTCGACTCCGGCACCCAGCCCGGGATCGACGATAGCTACGTCGAGCCCGGAACCTACGTCTTCACCGATGGCGATACCGACTACGGCCTGGAGATCTACGACACCGCGGACAAAGACGCCGGCACCGAGACCGTCGGCGTCGCCTTCCGGCTCGTGCACCTCGTCGGCGACGCCGTCCCGAGCCTCTGTACGGTGGCCATCAAGAACGGCCCCGGGTTCGAGCAGTACGACCGCGACGACGACACGCTCGCCGACACCGCCGGACTTCCCGGCAGCGACGCCGACGGGCTCGTCTACGCGCCGGACGGGAGCGCGATCAGCCACGTCACGGTCTGCGTCTGCACCACCGAGCCGGAGGCGGACTGTCCCGGGTGTACGGATCCCTCGTTCACGAACTCCGGCTCCGGCGGCCCGAGCGGGGACGACGATGCTGACAGAGACGAGCGCGAACCGAGTGGGGACGCCGACGGATCCACCGGTAGACTGGGTGGCCGCGGTGGCACCGAGCCCGACGGTTCCGACGACCCCGCCGGACGCAGCGGTCCGTCGGCGGCTCCGCCCGGAGGTGACCGATGA
- a CDS encoding signal peptidase I — protein MTRLPTPSLPSARQLLAMIVLLAAVSPFVVFAVPQVIGADEGFVVLSGSMEPALSTGDVVIVDASAPVTVGDIITYRTGADGVPTTHRVIGVQDGEYETKGDANGNADSGLVGSEAIIGRVVLAIPVIGHVILWANTPVGYVTLVVGPLVLLGANELFAWARREPTGSEREDPASEQGSSPDPDTADGDATADDWGVPEATVSEVNGGLQPTRSATVAAVDLKLTLLAMGALCTYAGWNVYREFSLTAAPTPISVGALTAGFLGLLFAGSVTVTAWRAARASRSEPSATSTDSVPALTDGSGGAEADDE, from the coding sequence ATGACCCGGCTCCCGACGCCGTCACTCCCGAGCGCCAGACAGTTGCTCGCGATGATCGTCCTGCTCGCGGCAGTCTCGCCGTTCGTGGTCTTCGCCGTCCCGCAAGTGATCGGGGCCGACGAGGGGTTCGTCGTCCTCTCAGGGAGTATGGAACCGGCGCTGTCGACCGGTGATGTCGTGATTGTTGATGCCTCCGCGCCCGTGACGGTTGGCGACATTATCACCTACCGGACTGGCGCCGACGGCGTCCCGACGACCCACCGCGTCATCGGCGTGCAAGACGGCGAATACGAGACGAAGGGTGACGCGAACGGGAACGCCGACTCGGGCTTGGTCGGCTCCGAGGCGATCATCGGACGGGTCGTCCTCGCGATCCCCGTCATCGGCCACGTGATCCTGTGGGCGAACACGCCCGTGGGATACGTCACGCTGGTCGTCGGCCCGCTGGTGTTGCTCGGCGCGAACGAACTCTTCGCGTGGGCTCGGCGGGAGCCGACCGGAAGCGAACGCGAGGATCCAGCGTCCGAACAGGGATCGTCACCGGACCCGGACACGGCGGACGGCGACGCGACCGCAGACGACTGGGGGGTCCCGGAGGCTACGGTATCGGAGGTCAACGGCGGGCTGCAACCCACCCGGTCTGCCACGGTCGCCGCGGTCGATTTAAAGCTCACGCTCTTGGCGATGGGAGCGTTGTGCACGTACGCAGGGTGGAACGTGTACCGCGAGTTCTCCCTGACCGCAGCGCCGACCCCGATTTCGGTCGGGGCGCTGACGGCGGGCTTCCTCGGCCTCCTGTTCGCAGGGTCGGTGACGGTGACCGCATGGCGGGCGGCCCGCGCATCGCGCTCCGAACCGTCCGCTACGAGCACCGACTCGGTCCCCGCTCTGACGGACGGCAGCGGGGGGGCGGAGGCGGACGATGAGTGA
- a CDS encoding serine/threonine-protein kinase RIO2 — translation MVENVAGVVAELEPEDFYLLSGVEQGMRFSEWVNREKLPDYAGLTAEEVDYRLDRCMKRDLIERRTIQYEGYQLSFEGYDALALHTFAERDTVEGMGSSLGVGKESDVYEVRSYRPLALKFHREGYTNFREVNREREYTADHHHVSWLYTARKAAEAEYDALETLYPDVSVPQPVDHNRHAVLMAKFDGVELARSKLDDDGVLPVVDLVLREAATAYDAGLVHADLSEHNVAVSESGVTIFDWPQSVSTDHANADELLERDVDNLIGFFERKYPAVVPDVDTAAVAEAVTDGEFETIRAFATSRSS, via the coding sequence ATGGTCGAAAACGTCGCCGGCGTGGTCGCCGAACTCGAACCCGAGGATTTCTACCTCCTCTCTGGCGTCGAGCAGGGGATGCGGTTCAGCGAGTGGGTCAACCGGGAGAAACTCCCCGACTACGCGGGGCTGACGGCCGAGGAAGTGGACTACCGGCTGGACCGGTGTATGAAACGCGACCTGATCGAGCGCCGGACGATCCAGTACGAGGGGTACCAGCTCTCCTTCGAGGGGTACGATGCACTCGCCCTCCACACGTTCGCGGAGCGCGACACCGTCGAGGGGATGGGGTCGTCGCTCGGCGTCGGGAAGGAGAGCGACGTGTACGAGGTGCGGTCGTACCGCCCGCTCGCCCTGAAGTTCCACCGCGAGGGGTACACCAACTTCCGGGAGGTCAACCGCGAACGCGAGTACACCGCCGACCACCACCACGTCTCCTGGCTCTACACCGCGCGCAAGGCGGCCGAGGCCGAGTACGACGCTCTGGAGACGCTCTACCCCGACGTGTCGGTGCCCCAGCCCGTCGACCACAACCGCCACGCTGTCCTGATGGCGAAGTTCGACGGCGTCGAACTCGCGCGATCGAAACTCGACGACGACGGCGTCCTCCCGGTCGTCGACCTCGTCCTCAGGGAGGCCGCCACCGCCTACGACGCCGGACTGGTCCACGCCGATCTCAGCGAACACAACGTCGCCGTCTCGGAGTCCGGCGTCACCATCTTCGACTGGCCCCAGTCGGTGTCGACGGACCACGCGAACGCCGACGAACTGCTCGAACGGGACGTCGACAACCTGATCGGGTTCTTCGAGCGCAAGTACCCCGCCGTCGTCCCCGACGTCGATACGGCCGCCGTCGCGGAGGCCGTCACCGACGGCGAGTTCGAGACGATCCGCGCGTTCGCGACGAGTCGAAGTTCTTAA
- a CDS encoding 50S ribosomal protein L15e produces MARSFYSHIREAWRDPDDGDLAELQWQRKQEWRDQGAIERIERPTRLDKARNLGYKAKQGIVVARTAVRKGGARKRRFKAGRRSKRQGVNRIGRRKSIQRIAEERTSRKYPNLRVLNSYWVGEDGSQKWHEVILVDPHHPAIEADDDLNWICDDSHKGRAFRGQTSAGQKGRGQRKRGKGTEHTRPSIGGDRRRGK; encoded by the coding sequence ATGGCACGAAGCTTCTACTCGCACATCCGAGAGGCGTGGCGGGACCCCGACGACGGGGACCTCGCCGAACTGCAGTGGCAACGAAAACAGGAGTGGCGCGACCAGGGCGCCATCGAACGGATCGAGCGTCCGACCCGCCTCGACAAGGCTCGCAACCTCGGCTACAAGGCCAAACAGGGCATCGTCGTGGCTCGCACCGCCGTCCGCAAGGGGGGGGCCCGCAAGCGCCGGTTCAAGGCCGGTCGCCGCTCGAAGCGTCAGGGCGTCAATCGGATCGGTCGCCGTAAGAGTATCCAGCGCATCGCCGAGGAGCGCACGTCGCGGAAGTACCCCAACCTCCGCGTACTCAACTCCTACTGGGTCGGGGAAGACGGCTCCCAGAAGTGGCACGAAGTGATCCTCGTCGACCCCCACCACCCGGCCATCGAGGCCGACGACGACCTGAACTGGATCTGTGACGACTCTCACAAGGGTCGGGCGTTCCGCGGGCAGACGAGCGCCGGCCAGAAGGGTCGCGGCCAGCGAAAGCGCGGGAAGGGTACGGAACACACCCGACCCAGCATCGGCGGCGACCGGCGTCGCGGCAAGTAA